A section of the Oreochromis aureus strain Israel breed Guangdong linkage group 22, ZZ_aureus, whole genome shotgun sequence genome encodes:
- the LOC116322588 gene encoding leucine-rich repeat and immunoglobulin-like domain-containing nogo receptor-interacting protein 1 — protein MFERSAVHQRLCWGALYLLAAGVALTSETRWLCPPSCHCNATALEVNCSGGQLTRVPDGLSQEARLLNLTQNTLKTLVRQQFHTLTQLSDLDLSDNLLVIIEVEAFLGLQSLRTLRLCRNHLKIIPVGAFAGLTNLQLLDVSSNQLLVFLDFTFSELNALRFMKAADNDLVYVSHQAFTGLTSLQELHLDGCNLTAMPAEALTQLSVLRSLSFHRLGLTTLPNYSFRHLVHLKELVISHCPWLESLSGNSLFGLNLTSLTIKHGNLSAFPYIPLHHLVYLVYLDLSFNPITYIHANLLGDLLRLQELHLVGGSLLRIEIGAFKGLAHFRLLNASRNHLTTLEVGAFYSVDTLRTLGLDNNPLACDCRLLWVVQRRLYMDFGESPPTCITSVQLQGWNFLDFPEAELPDLLTCRPPRILNRKAQVMKVDQGHTVVFHCSAEGDPLPSVRWLNPQLRSLSPIGRVRALSNGSLEVRYAQPQDSGKYLCVASNAAGNDSLPVSLHVQTFPSSSKKPFRLKGWSAFPSAAPGVNGNQKLHFDVKTLLIAATIGFLSFFSSVSVCFIFMFFWSKGKGQIKHTATIAYVPRSAMSSSNGGTSSYMETGRFTMKLL, from the coding sequence ATGTTCGAGAGGAGCGCCGTCCACCAACGGCTTTGCTGGGGAGCTCTCTACCTGCTGGCAGCAGGGGTGGCACTGACATCTGAGACGCGTTGGCTGTGTCCGCCATCCTGCCACTGTAATGCTACGGCGCTGGAAGTGAACTGCTCTGGTGGCCAACTTACCAGAGTTCCTGATGGTCTCTCACAGGAAGCCAGGCTGCTAAACTTAACCCAAAACACACTCAAGACTTTGGTGCGTCAGCAGTTCCACACGCTGACACAGCTGTCGGACTTGGATTTAAGTGACAATCTTTTGGTAATAATTGAAGTGGAAGCCTTTCTTGGCTTGCAGAGTCTGAGAACTCTGCGCCTTTGTCGCAATCATCTGAAGATTATCCCAGTGGGAGCGTTTGCTGGCTTAACAAACCTCCAGTTACTGGACGTAAGCAGCAATCAGCTTCTTGTTTTCCTCGACTTTACTTTCAGTGAATTAAACGCCCTGCGGTTCATGAAAGCTGCAGATAATGACTTGGTTTATGTCTCTCATCAAGCTTTTACAGGACTAACCAGTCTGCAGGAGCTGCACCTTGATGGCTGCAACCTTACTGCTATGCCAGCAGAGGCGCTCACACAACTTAGCGTGCTGAGAAGCCTTAGTTTTCACCGACTGGGCCTCACTACGCTGCCAAACTACTCTTTCCGCCACCTAGTCCACCTAAAGGAACTTGTCATTTCTCATTGCCCCTGGCTGGAGAGTCTGTCAGGAAACAGTCTCTTTGGCTTAAACCTCACATCACTAACCATTAAACATGGCAACCTAAGTGCCTTTCCCTACATCCCTTTACATCACCTTGTATATCTCGTATACCTTGACCTTTCTTTTAACCCCATCACCTACATTCATGCAAACCTTCTCGGAGACTTGCTCCGGCTCCAAGAGTTACATCTTGTTGGGGGATCGCTGCTTAGGATTGAAATCGGAGCATTCAAGGGTTTGGCCCACTTCAGATTGCTGAATGCATCCAGAAACCATCTTACCACACTTGAGGTTGGAGCTTTTTATTCAGTGGACACCCTAAGAACTCTGGGGCTTGATAACAACCCACTGGCATGTGACTGCCGTTTGCTTTGGGTGGTGCAAAGGCGACTCTACATGGACTTTGGTGAAAGTCCGCCAACTTGCATTACCTCAGTCCAGCTGCAGGGCTGGAATTTTCTGGATTTCCCTGAGGCTGAGCTGCCGGATTTGCTCACCTGTCGGCCACCTCGAATTTTGAACCGCAAAGCTCAGGTGATGAAAGTAGATCAGGgacacacagtggtgtttcacTGCAGTGCCGAAGGTGACCCTCTGCCATCTGTCAGATGGCTAAACCCACAGCTAAGATCTTTATCACCCATCGGCAGAGTACGAGCTCTGTCCAATGGCTCGCTGGAGGTTCGCTATGCTCAGCCTCAAGACAGTGGCAAGTATCTCTGCGTGGCATCAAACGCAGCGGGAAACGACAGCCTGCCCGTTAGCCTTCATGTCCAAACCTTTCCATCATCTTCTAAGAAACCATTTCGTCTTAAAGGTTGGTCTGCCTTTCCATCTGCTGCTCCAGGTGTAAACGGAAATCAGAAACTCCATTTTGATGTAAAGACGCTACTGATAGCAGCAACCATAGGGTTTCTCTCATTTTTCAGCTCTGTGagtgtttgtttcattttcatgttcTTCTGGAGTAAGGGCAAAGGTCAGATAAAACACACAGCCACGATCGCGTATGTGCCACGAAGCGCCATGTCGAGCAGTAATGGAGGGACAAGCAGCTATATGGAAACGGGGAGGTTTACCATGAAGCTGTTATGA